The Hyperthermus butylicus DSM 5456 genome includes a region encoding these proteins:
- a CDS encoding aldo/keto reductase: MPRYSIDNSDWKLIGKDRVSAIGLGTWAIRRPEAAYQVMLAAIESGKVNLIDTAEMYGAGFAEKLVGRVVSSVGRDRVFITTKMLPERLVSEEEIEKAARASVRRLGVGMVDLFLIHWPNYQLPISVQVRRFERIIYGRYARYIGVSNFGPEELLEAIHATSRAEIVVNQVHYSILHKRHVEEELLPIALKYGVTIQAYTPLERGAVAKHPKLLELSRKLGKTAIQIALNYLISRPRVIAIPKTENMDHLREILGALGWRLTEDILEELEKL; this comes from the coding sequence TTGCCACGCTACTCCATTGATAATAGTGACTGGAAGCTTATTGGCAAGGATAGGGTTTCAGCTATAGGACTTGGCACGTGGGCTATACGCAGGCCCGAGGCTGCTTACCAAGTTATGCTAGCTGCTATAGAATCGGGCAAGGTTAACCTCATAGATACAGCTGAGATGTATGGGGCTGGATTTGCCGAGAAACTTGTAGGCCGCGTAGTTAGTAGTGTCGGTCGTGACCGGGTCTTCATTACTACTAAGATGCTGCCAGAGAGGCTTGTGAGCGAGGAGGAGATAGAGAAGGCTGCAAGGGCAAGTGTGAGAAGGCTAGGTGTTGGTATGGTTGATCTATTTCTTATACATTGGCCAAACTATCAATTACCCATAAGTGTTCAGGTTAGGAGGTTTGAGCGCATAATCTATGGGAGGTATGCAAGGTACATAGGTGTAAGCAACTTCGGCCCGGAAGAACTTCTAGAAGCCATCCACGCAACGTCGAGAGCTGAAATAGTTGTAAACCAAGTTCACTATAGCATCTTGCACAAGAGGCATGTTGAAGAAGAGCTTCTCCCTATAGCGCTCAAGTATGGCGTTACCATACAAGCATATACACCTCTTGAGCGTGGTGCTGTAGCAAAACATCCCAAACTCCTGGAGCTGTCCAGGAAGCTGGGTAAAACAGCTATCCAGATAGCGTTAAACTACCTCATATCCAGGCCGCGTGTTATCGCTATACCCAAGACAGAGAATATGGATCATTTGAGAGAAATACTTGGGGCACTTGGGTGGAGACTCACGGAGGATATACTCGAGGAGCTTGAAAAACTCTAG
- a CDS encoding AAA family ATPase produces the protein MSAGLHRLEAIARSYALAAVKADREGRIQEAIANYKKAIEVLAKIVSLYPDNPLAHVYRGIIQQYQRRVEQLEKLGVPATPAEAEQLEDWIVAEKPKIRFSDIADLEHAKQAIREAIIYPVRRPELFPLGWPRGILLFGPPGCGKTMLAAAVANEVDGVFFNVDAATIMSKWLGEAEKRVRMLFEKAREVARSGRPAIIFIDEIDALLGVYESEVGGEVRVRNQFLKEMDGLQDKSNKLHVYVIGATNKPWKLDEPFIRRFQRRIYIPPPDKKARLEIFKLYTRNLKLAPDVDLEKLAEMTEGYSASDIKDIVMEAHLRTIRELFEERGGEGDPRPITMEDFIAAIRSRRPSITPEMIRRYEEWYERFRG, from the coding sequence GTGTCCGCTGGACTCCATAGACTTGAAGCTATAGCTAGGAGCTATGCACTAGCTGCTGTTAAGGCTGACCGTGAGGGGAGGATACAAGAGGCCATAGCGAACTATAAGAAGGCAATAGAGGTACTAGCGAAGATAGTTAGTCTGTATCCTGACAATCCGCTGGCACATGTCTATCGTGGGATTATACAGCAGTACCAGAGGAGGGTTGAGCAGCTCGAAAAGCTTGGAGTGCCGGCTACTCCTGCTGAGGCAGAGCAGCTTGAGGATTGGATTGTCGCGGAGAAACCCAAGATTCGCTTCAGTGATATAGCTGACCTTGAGCATGCCAAGCAGGCAATCAGGGAGGCTATCATATATCCCGTTAGGAGACCAGAGCTGTTCCCGCTGGGCTGGCCGCGTGGCATACTCTTGTTTGGCCCGCCAGGCTGTGGTAAGACTATGCTCGCAGCTGCTGTCGCCAATGAAGTTGACGGCGTGTTCTTCAACGTCGACGCTGCTACCATTATGAGTAAGTGGCTTGGAGAGGCTGAGAAGAGGGTTAGGATGCTCTTCGAGAAGGCTAGGGAGGTTGCTAGGTCTGGCAGACCAGCAATAATCTTTATAGACGAAATCGACGCGCTACTCGGCGTCTATGAGAGCGAGGTTGGCGGCGAGGTTCGTGTTAGGAACCAGTTCCTCAAGGAGATGGATGGCCTCCAGGATAAGAGCAATAAGCTCCACGTATACGTTATAGGTGCTACGAATAAGCCATGGAAGCTCGACGAGCCCTTCATAAGGAGGTTCCAGAGGAGGATATACATACCGCCACCGGACAAGAAGGCGCGCCTAGAGATATTCAAGCTGTACACGCGCAATCTCAAACTTGCACCAGATGTCGACCTCGAGAAGCTTGCTGAGATGACCGAGGGCTATAGCGCGAGCGACATAAAGGATATCGTCATGGAGGCTCACCTCCGCACTATTAGGGAGCTGTTCGAGGAACGGGGTGGCGAGGGCGACCCGAGACCGATAACTATGGAGGACTTTATAGCAGCAATAAGGTCTAGGAGGCCGAGCATAACGCCAGAAATGATTAGGCGCTACGAGGAGTGGTATGAGAGGTTCAGGGGCTAG
- a CDS encoding lipoate--protein ligase family protein — protein MRGTLRVILDLEGAPAVWQMAVDEALLRLRSMGRIPDTLRIYRFRPHAVTIGRFQRLESSVDLEEARKLGIDVVRRFTGGGSVYHDTDGEVTYSIVLGLEGRPELRDVAMSYRVLCRGVVEALRILGVEAEYKPINDVVAGGRKVSGNAQARTATAVLQHGTVLYATNLDVMERVLRVPRAKLESHGALRIRDRVATLSQLLGRELHYWEVAVALVEGFRIALGYDAIRIDALSGEEKRLAEQLAPRYASREWLYRR, from the coding sequence GTGCGGGGGACGCTGCGGGTCATATTGGACCTAGAGGGTGCTCCAGCAGTCTGGCAGATGGCGGTGGACGAGGCGCTGCTTAGGCTGCGGAGTATGGGAAGGATACCCGACACGCTCCGCATTTACCGTTTCCGCCCCCACGCGGTAACCATTGGACGGTTTCAGAGGCTAGAGTCTAGCGTAGACCTGGAGGAGGCTAGGAAGCTAGGCATAGACGTTGTTCGCAGGTTTACTGGGGGCGGAAGCGTTTACCATGACACCGATGGAGAGGTCACCTACTCCATAGTCCTGGGGCTTGAGGGCCGTCCAGAGCTGCGTGATGTAGCCATGAGCTACCGTGTGCTCTGTCGCGGCGTTGTAGAGGCACTTCGCATTCTCGGTGTGGAGGCAGAGTACAAGCCTATCAACGACGTGGTGGCTGGTGGCAGAAAGGTTTCGGGCAATGCGCAGGCTAGGACGGCCACAGCGGTGTTACAGCATGGCACCGTGCTGTACGCCACGAACCTTGACGTGATGGAGAGGGTCCTCCGCGTCCCTAGGGCAAAGCTCGAAAGCCATGGAGCATTAAGGATAAGGGACCGCGTAGCAACGCTCTCCCAGCTTCTTGGCCGCGAACTCCACTACTGGGAGGTGGCGGTAGCCCTCGTGGAGGGGTTCCGTATAGCACTGGGTTACGATGCAATACGTATTGACGCGTTGTCCGGCGAGGAGAAAAGGTTGGCAGAACAGCTGGCCCCCAGGTATGCTAGCAGGGAGTGGCTCTACAGGAGGTAG
- a CDS encoding FAD-dependent oxidoreductase has translation MLRVAVIGGGAAGMATASRVKRLLRDRAEVVVFEKTPWVSFALCGTPYYLSCKVKTLNDLLHYPLEEFTEKRGINVMLRTEVTDVELDARRLRYRRLDTGETGVYEFDYVVFATGARPRAPKNWLRFRNVFTLHSLADADRLREAVVRDSVRRVIVIGAGYTGIEAADNIALLGRRVVIVHSSKRILSRSLDPDIAEKVEERAKTAGIEFVLGRSVVDVEGSEGYARSVVLDNGEKMYGDLFVVSMGIEPNVELARRAGVRIGGTGAIWVDTRLRTSREEAYAVGDVAETVDILTGERIWWPFATAANKMGFVAGTNIAGGDAFFPGVVRTRAMGAFGLYIAGTGLLEEEARRMGFDVVTATLTAHTRARYMGHGPEIVLKVLADANTGMLLGAQALSEDPSAFWRIAVVATLLMKKASVWDLFNADIGYWPGVNTVWDPLVVAARLLLRRLGTRPREVSRQDTGSKGA, from the coding sequence TTGCTACGTGTCGCAGTTATAGGCGGCGGAGCAGCTGGGATGGCTACTGCTAGCCGCGTCAAGCGCCTTCTACGGGACCGCGCTGAGGTAGTGGTGTTCGAGAAAACGCCATGGGTTAGCTTTGCCCTTTGCGGCACCCCCTACTACCTGAGCTGCAAGGTGAAGACGCTCAATGATCTCCTCCACTATCCCCTTGAGGAGTTTACGGAGAAGCGCGGCATAAATGTGATGCTTAGGACGGAAGTTACCGACGTGGAGCTTGACGCTAGGAGGCTCAGGTACCGGAGGCTAGACACTGGCGAGACCGGTGTCTACGAGTTCGACTATGTCGTATTCGCCACTGGTGCTAGGCCACGAGCGCCCAAGAATTGGCTACGATTCCGCAACGTCTTCACCCTTCACAGTCTCGCAGACGCTGATAGGCTTAGAGAGGCCGTTGTAAGGGATTCTGTACGCCGCGTCATAGTAATCGGTGCCGGCTATACAGGGATAGAAGCCGCTGACAACATCGCACTGCTAGGCCGCAGGGTCGTCATAGTGCATAGTAGCAAGAGGATTCTCAGCCGCAGCCTAGACCCGGATATAGCTGAAAAGGTTGAAGAACGTGCAAAAACTGCCGGAATAGAGTTCGTCCTTGGCAGAAGCGTAGTAGATGTAGAGGGCTCTGAGGGCTACGCTAGGAGTGTAGTCTTAGACAACGGGGAGAAGATGTATGGCGACCTCTTCGTAGTTAGCATGGGCATAGAGCCCAACGTCGAGCTTGCCCGGAGGGCGGGGGTGAGGATAGGCGGGACTGGAGCAATCTGGGTCGATACTAGGCTTAGGACGAGTAGAGAGGAGGCATACGCTGTCGGAGATGTTGCTGAGACCGTCGACATACTCACCGGGGAGAGAATATGGTGGCCCTTCGCCACTGCAGCCAATAAGATGGGGTTTGTAGCTGGGACAAACATTGCGGGAGGCGATGCATTCTTCCCCGGCGTTGTTAGGACTAGGGCCATGGGGGCCTTTGGCCTCTACATTGCCGGCACTGGTCTACTGGAGGAGGAGGCTCGTAGAATGGGCTTTGACGTGGTAACTGCAACTCTAACAGCTCATACCAGGGCCAGGTATATGGGCCACGGGCCGGAGATAGTGTTGAAGGTGCTCGCAGATGCTAACACTGGTATGCTTTTGGGAGCACAAGCATTGTCTGAGGATCCGAGCGCCTTCTGGAGGATTGCTGTGGTTGCGACACTACTGATGAAGAAGGCTAGCGTTTGGGACCTCTTCAACGCCGATATAGGCTATTGGCCCGGGGTGAACACTGTATGGGACCCACTGGTTGTTGCAGCGAGACTGCTATTACGCAGGCTCGGCACGAGGCCTAGGGAGGTTTCCCGCCAAGATACCGGCTCCAAAGGGGCCTAG
- a CDS encoding phosphatase PAP2 family protein has product METPGKRRLRMLALLLLLGAMGEAAGCLAGSVAVCKVSSLLGEEALYMLVGLLIYTLGPSGFGLRLVASLVSVSSIVVALKVGLGMPRPPREHWLVEASGPGFPSGHAALSTAFWLVIAFYTRSPVLTAVGVLHVAAVSYSRVVLGVHYPVDVVGGILVAVALCVLCMLFWRRLDTLEYVSLAAAASTPLAGYAAATSPTYMSAVKLLGIDVGLLAAGLLLLPAKNWVLPVLENDKKTRARLAAAIYSFAWLALASMAEKVVAEPSPALIVAGYALFAFNTVVSRPLWSRYLGGKPP; this is encoded by the coding sequence ATGGAGACGCCCGGTAAGCGCAGGCTTAGGATGTTAGCGCTGCTGTTACTCCTTGGCGCGATGGGTGAGGCTGCTGGCTGTCTTGCAGGTTCGGTGGCGGTCTGCAAGGTCTCCTCGCTGCTAGGCGAGGAAGCCCTCTACATGCTTGTGGGTCTGCTCATTTACACGCTGGGGCCGAGCGGTTTTGGCTTAAGGCTTGTTGCGAGCCTAGTAAGCGTGTCCAGTATTGTTGTGGCGTTGAAGGTTGGCCTCGGAATGCCTAGGCCTCCGAGGGAGCATTGGCTGGTAGAGGCTTCGGGGCCTGGATTTCCGAGTGGTCATGCCGCTCTTTCTACCGCGTTCTGGCTCGTTATAGCGTTCTATACCCGTAGCCCGGTCCTAACTGCTGTGGGAGTTCTACACGTTGCAGCGGTATCCTATTCCCGGGTAGTGCTGGGTGTACATTACCCCGTAGACGTTGTTGGTGGCATCCTTGTTGCGGTTGCGTTGTGCGTGCTCTGCATGCTATTTTGGAGGAGGCTCGACACGCTGGAATACGTCTCCCTCGCCGCCGCAGCCTCCACCCCCCTGGCCGGCTATGCTGCAGCCACAAGTCCAACCTACATGTCGGCGGTAAAGCTACTCGGCATAGACGTGGGTTTGCTGGCTGCCGGGCTCCTACTACTCCCAGCCAAGAACTGGGTGTTGCCGGTGCTCGAAAACGATAAGAAGACCAGGGCGAGACTGGCTGCAGCAATATACTCGTTTGCATGGCTCGCCCTAGCCTCCATGGCTGAGAAGGTTGTAGCAGAACCCTCTCCAGCCTTAATAGTTGCAGGTTACGCGTTGTTTGCCTTTAACACCGTGGTCTCTAGGCCCCTTTGGAGCCGGTATCTTGGCGGGAAACCTCCCTAG
- a CDS encoding DUF4346 domain-containing protein produces the protein MKVAIVTGRRATSFLRDIARELSKRIGWTVDVVAVPVEVAALIPREALEQTIERLDCSYDMVIVPGTLPYSLDEIRAPDCLTIVKGPIDPTDLLILAELGEEGLRELRENRVLSPELVAGRWLEELKRHHNETLSIEVCGVRVPVRPPPIVVAAELYYRPGLSIADRVEQLLSMGADIVVMGFGADIDPGEAMEVVRTAARIAGQVAIDSPDKKLVARAVKEGYACLAFTASEASKLLDLLPRGSSVVVAPYRADYSVPSNPHERVALLQRLVREARSRGLTPIADPLVEPPGHGFAKSVTAYILASEVIDTPLLAGIANVYELVDADSHGQIAVLTQLYGEAGASIMLVTEESRKSRFAVAEAAIAATLTGLSLLKKRPPKELGLGLFYAKEKRPRKGVPLASKPERVYDASKLAAWVSFRQDRLGNHLIAVEGGVIRDLYIGSRGIVEVRGRRAEDIYKAITYLGLASEPSHYAYLGYELCKAELALELELSYVQEEPLITPPWKNALIYSVREKRPRRLG, from the coding sequence TTGAAGGTAGCAATAGTGACAGGGAGAAGGGCTACAAGCTTTTTACGCGATATCGCGCGAGAGCTAAGCAAAAGGATCGGCTGGACCGTAGACGTTGTTGCTGTACCGGTGGAGGTTGCAGCTCTCATACCGCGTGAGGCTCTCGAGCAAACCATTGAGAGGCTAGACTGTAGCTACGATATGGTTATCGTGCCGGGAACTCTGCCCTATAGCTTAGATGAGATACGGGCTCCGGACTGCCTCACTATTGTCAAGGGCCCAATCGACCCAACTGACTTGCTCATCCTCGCGGAGCTTGGTGAGGAGGGGCTCCGGGAGCTGAGGGAGAATAGGGTTCTCTCGCCGGAGCTAGTTGCTGGTAGGTGGCTTGAGGAGCTAAAGCGTCATCACAATGAGACGTTGAGTATTGAGGTTTGCGGTGTCCGGGTACCAGTTAGGCCTCCGCCAATAGTGGTTGCTGCTGAGCTATACTACCGACCCGGTCTCAGCATAGCCGATAGGGTTGAGCAGTTACTCTCAATGGGCGCTGACATCGTGGTCATGGGCTTCGGAGCAGACATAGACCCAGGAGAGGCCATGGAGGTTGTTAGGACTGCTGCAAGGATTGCCGGTCAAGTAGCCATTGATAGTCCCGACAAAAAGCTAGTAGCTAGAGCCGTGAAGGAGGGCTACGCATGTCTCGCCTTCACTGCTAGCGAGGCTAGCAAGCTGCTTGACCTGCTCCCTAGAGGCTCTAGCGTCGTGGTAGCACCATATAGGGCGGACTATAGCGTACCCAGCAACCCCCATGAAAGAGTCGCGCTCCTCCAGAGACTAGTCAGGGAGGCTAGGAGCCGGGGCCTCACACCCATAGCTGACCCCCTAGTCGAGCCACCGGGCCACGGGTTTGCCAAGAGCGTTACAGCGTACATCCTAGCCTCGGAGGTTATTGACACACCGCTCCTCGCAGGAATAGCAAACGTGTATGAGCTAGTAGATGCTGACAGCCACGGCCAGATTGCCGTGCTAACCCAGCTCTACGGCGAGGCTGGCGCCTCAATAATGCTCGTAACCGAGGAAAGCCGTAAGTCGAGATTTGCAGTAGCAGAGGCAGCCATAGCAGCTACGCTTACAGGGCTATCCCTGCTGAAGAAGAGGCCACCCAAAGAGCTAGGACTAGGCTTATTCTATGCTAAGGAGAAGAGGCCACGTAAAGGGGTTCCTCTTGCATCTAAGCCCGAGAGAGTCTACGATGCCTCTAAGCTCGCAGCCTGGGTTAGCTTCCGCCAGGACCGGCTCGGCAACCACCTCATAGCCGTGGAGGGCGGAGTTATAAGAGACTTGTACATTGGGAGCCGGGGCATTGTGGAAGTTAGGGGTAGAAGAGCTGAAGACATATACAAGGCCATAACGTATCTCGGCTTGGCAAGCGAACCATCCCACTATGCGTATCTCGGCTACGAGCTGTGCAAGGCTGAGCTGGCGTTAGAGCTTGAGTTAAGCTACGTACAGGAAGAGCCTCTCATAACACCGCCGTGGAAAAATGCACTCATCTACAGTGTCCGCGAAAAGAGGCCACGAAGGCTAGGATGA
- a CDS encoding glycerophosphodiester phosphodiesterase, with the protein MNLVLERLSRKPFAVVGHRGAAGLAPENTITALRKAIEAGADIAEFDVQRTGDGVLVASHDPVVKHGGGILDIRSASYEEVRRVELPGGEYVPRIEELLAEARGRIALFLEVKEPSDTHTLIDLILSETAEDYVAIISFHEEVVKTVKSRASRIPAGIIYFKPPGKIVECRRLRCELVLPRYPLATAKAVSFAHRLGLRVVAWTVNEPNLVVELARRGVDGIATDYPDMAVVIRSKLAQGSAKGG; encoded by the coding sequence GTGAACCTTGTTCTTGAACGGTTGTCGCGTAAGCCTTTCGCAGTTGTGGGTCATCGTGGTGCAGCTGGCCTAGCCCCCGAGAACACAATTACTGCACTCAGAAAGGCTATAGAAGCTGGTGCAGACATAGCTGAGTTTGATGTGCAGCGAACCGGTGACGGTGTGCTAGTAGCTAGTCATGATCCAGTCGTAAAACATGGCGGGGGAATTCTCGATATACGTTCGGCTAGCTACGAGGAGGTTAGAAGGGTAGAGCTGCCCGGTGGCGAGTACGTGCCAAGGATTGAGGAGCTGCTGGCTGAGGCTCGCGGAAGGATAGCGTTATTCCTAGAGGTGAAGGAGCCCAGTGATACTCACACTCTAATAGACCTTATTTTGTCCGAAACGGCAGAGGATTATGTAGCCATCATAAGCTTCCACGAGGAAGTGGTGAAGACTGTTAAGAGCCGGGCGTCCCGCATCCCAGCCGGTATCATCTACTTCAAGCCGCCAGGAAAGATTGTTGAGTGTCGACGGCTCCGCTGCGAGTTAGTATTGCCACGCTACCCCCTAGCAACTGCCAAGGCTGTATCCTTTGCCCACCGGCTCGGGCTACGTGTGGTAGCGTGGACAGTTAATGAGCCAAACCTGGTAGTAGAGCTTGCCAGACGCGGCGTTGACGGAATAGCGACCGACTATCCCGACATGGCTGTAGTTATACGCTCAAAACTTGCCCAAGGCTCAGCGAAGGGGGGTTAA
- a CDS encoding ArsA family ATPase — protein MLARKVSEEYALLLRRLIPGLSALGIDDIVKAIRESPGFEEEIFLRILASLYARRDVDYVVIDTPPTGVAVRVVLLPKLYVFWVNRLIELRERIVSLRYAIAQALGRKVKPSDPVLEKLEEMKNRYTQLWDEIRNSQRTSFIIVATPEPLPVYEARMVVDKFRSEKLNVEAIVANRVLGPRAKSLGLETVEARALRDLEELACSLNQPASIVKIMHVEKPPSRLEDVAQLEDYIEVVRPVCRREG, from the coding sequence GTGCTTGCCCGCAAAGTCTCGGAGGAGTATGCGTTACTACTACGCCGTCTTATTCCGGGGCTCTCGGCACTAGGCATAGACGATATCGTCAAGGCTATACGTGAGTCGCCAGGATTCGAGGAGGAGATCTTTCTAAGGATACTGGCAAGCTTGTATGCTAGGAGAGATGTAGACTATGTGGTTATAGATACGCCGCCGACGGGTGTAGCTGTAAGGGTAGTGCTCCTCCCTAAGCTCTACGTGTTCTGGGTAAATAGGCTCATAGAGCTGCGCGAACGCATAGTATCGCTGCGCTATGCTATTGCTCAAGCTCTTGGCCGTAAGGTTAAGCCTAGCGACCCTGTACTGGAGAAGCTGGAAGAGATGAAAAACCGCTATACTCAGCTCTGGGACGAGATTAGGAACTCACAACGGACAAGCTTCATAATTGTGGCAACTCCGGAACCACTGCCTGTATACGAGGCACGCATGGTTGTTGACAAGTTTAGGAGCGAGAAGCTGAATGTTGAGGCCATAGTTGCTAACAGGGTGCTAGGACCTAGGGCTAAGAGCCTGGGTCTTGAAACAGTTGAAGCGCGCGCCCTCCGCGACCTGGAAGAACTTGCATGTAGCCTAAACCAGCCAGCATCAATAGTCAAGATAATGCATGTAGAGAAGCCGCCAAGTAGGCTAGAGGATGTGGCACAGCTCGAAGACTACATAGAGGTAGTTAGGCCCGTCTGCAGGAGAGAGGGGTAG
- a CDS encoding ArsA-related P-loop ATPase, with the protein MRIIDGLDVSAWSKPHIVIVTGKGGVGKTTVCIRLAYELSASGGKVLLASLDPAGHLLEYLGLRKPLEEAEVKPGLRAVNMVLMCLPAKSRRSMRYYYAVLFRGSRH; encoded by the coding sequence TTGAGGATTATTGATGGTCTCGATGTATCGGCTTGGTCTAAACCACACATAGTTATAGTTACTGGCAAGGGCGGTGTTGGCAAAACAACTGTTTGCATAAGGCTTGCATATGAGCTTAGTGCTAGTGGTGGCAAGGTTCTACTTGCAAGTCTTGATCCTGCTGGCCACCTCCTAGAATACCTTGGGCTCCGTAAGCCCCTAGAGGAAGCCGAGGTTAAGCCTGGGCTAAGAGCGGTTAATATGGTATTGATGTGCTTGCCCGCAAAGTCTCGGAGGAGTATGCGTTACTACTACGCCGTCTTATTCCGGGGCTCTCGGCACTAG